Below is a window of Anaerobacillus alkaliphilus DNA.
TTCACATGACTTTAAGTAGACCCAATACTGTATGGAAATAATTTCGCATTGTATCTTCTATATGATTCTTTTATAATTAGCAATTGTGAGAAAGGAGGGAGTCTATTGACTGAAGTGAGACAATTTGTCTTTTTTGACTTTGAGATGCTTTGCTCTAAAGAAGGTATGTCTTATGCGAACATGGAAAGTATCCGACTTGGGGCAGCGAAATACGATATTGACACACAGAAAATTACCTATTTTGATCGGTTTATTAAACCTAAACAAACGGAACCACTAAGTATTTTTTGTAAAGAGTTAACACAAATTAGTGATAATGATATTGCTAGCGCTGACTCATTTCCTCTTGTATTAGATGATTTCATCAAGTGGATAGGTAATATAAAGCAAAGTCGTTTCTTTTCATGGTCTTCAAACGATATTTCCCGGTTAGAGCTAGATGCTTTCAGTCATGACGTCCCTCGATCGAAAATAGCACCTATTAAAAACCGGTATGTAGATTTTCAAGCGATCTTTTCAAAAAGGGTTTCAAAAACAAATCCCTCTGTAGAAAATGCACTAGCCTTGTACGGGTTACAATTTGAGGGTGATAAGCATAATCCAATGTACGATGCTTATAACACACTACGTATTTATTTAGCCTTTAGCGAAGAGTTTGTGAAAACTGACTTAATTATGCTAAATCAATTTATTTTTCAGAACCAAGAAGTTACCGTAGAAGATGACATCAACGGACGATTAAAAACTTTACTAAAAGAAGACCTTCAGCACCTTTTTAATGATATTTCTATCATTTCAAATATTCGTAGTGCAAAAAAGCTTCTTAAGCGAACAGGTAAGTTGGTTAAAAAGTATGAAAACATCCTCTTAAATCGTTCCCGAATGTTTAACGAAGAAATTCTACTATATGTGCGCTTACTTGTTGATTTCTATCATAATCTCATCGGAAGCTACAACAAACATTATTCATATGGCTGTAAAATTATTATATTTCATGAACATATGACTACACCTTTACAGCAAATTACTGCATAACAAACGAAGACCCTATAGGATCTTCGTTTGTTTGATTCTATTGGATAATACGTTTCGCAAAAAGATAATTTCTTCCCCAATAACTGTTATTTAATACATTATACGTAATGTGTACACCATTGGACGAGGATGCATGGATCATATGTCCCCCATCCATGTATATTCCTACATGTCCAACTCTACCGTCGGAATAGAGGGTTGGCGATTGAAAGAACAATAAATCTCCTTGCCTTAATGAATTTGTCGCTACTGATACTCCTATCCCAGCTTGCTCTCTTGAGGTTCGTGGAATTGTTACTCCTCTTTGGCCAAACGCCCACTGTGTGTAAGAAGAGCAGTCAAATAAGCGTGGAGCTTCTGCTAGAGTGGCTCCAAATTTATATCCAGCACCAATGGCTGTTCTCGCTACATTTATTACCTCAGTTTGGATTGTCGTGCTTCCTTGAGGAGCTCTCTCAACAGGTCTTTTTTCTTTAATTGGCTCCATTTCCTTTGTATGTTCACGTGGTGGTAATCTTAAGACTTGTCCGACAAAAATTTGGGATGAAGTCAGTCCGTTTGCTGCCATTAACCGTTGTACAGTAGTATGGTGAGCTTGCGCAATTAGCCATAGAGTGTCGCCAGCCTGAACACGATAGCGACTTGCTGGCTTTTCAACCTGAATGGAGCCATTCTCTTGTTTAAAATAGATAAATGAATTGAACAGGCTACTTGCTGCATCTAAAGAGACATAAGCCGTATTATTCACCCAGCGGGCTGGATCAATATTCATATACTCATCGCCTCGCCTCGCTCTTGATCCCCCCATTGTCATACGTACAACCGTAGAACCATCTGTCACTTCAAACGTACTTGTGTTTCGTTCAAACTGGATAAAGTTATAACCTAATATCTTAGAAACTGTTGTAAAGGGTATGTAGTATTTGCCGTTTATTCTAATAGGTTTTATTCCGTCTACCATTTTCCCGTTAATAGCAATTCCGGCTTCAGGAACGTTTTCATAAAAGGCAGTAACCGGTGTAGCTGTTATTGATAATGTGATAATTAATAATAGAAGCAATCGAGATATTTTTAACATACTTTCCTCATTCTCCTTAGTTTCAATCTAGATGTAGTTTAACCATTCTGTAAATTAGGCGGGAGTTTCGTTTGCTGAAGCTGTTCAATCGTATCTAAAACGGCAACATTCGCCTGTTCAAGTAGCTGACCTTCATTAGCACTAGACTTTTGTTTTGCATCATCAATGATTTGCAAAGCTTGTTGCAACTGTTTTTCGACTGCTGAAAACTGCTCACTATCTGTTCGTTTCAATCCTTGTTGGATCGCCACTTTTGCTTGTTGAATAGCTAGCATTGCTTGCTCGACTGGGATACTTCCCATCAGTTAGCCCCCTTCCTTTTTCCTTTGTTAGTTTTGGTAATTCTTTAAGAAACATACGTAGATTTAGTTTAGTGTTTGTAAATTTCGGTTATATCTCTATGTTTCATAAAAACTTTCCCGAAAAAAAACACACCAAAATGATGTGTTTATCAGTTGTTATCATCCCTACATGTGAGGTAATGTATAATTACGTATTTTACCCTGTATTACAAATTAGGAGGATAGCTGTGTTATATTTCCTTTACGTTATGATTGTCATAGCATTTCTAGATACATTTGCTCAACTACCAATTATCGCTCCTTTTGCCCTTAGCCTCGGGGCGAATAGCCTGCTAATTGGATTGATTATCGGAATGTATTCATTTGCCAATATGGGCGGTAACATCATTGCCGGTGTATGGATTGATAAGTTTGGAAGAAAGAAAATACTTGTCATTGGTCTTTTTTTCGTGAGTATTTGTCTACTCGGATATACAATGGTAACCACCCCACTTCAATTGCTAGCCATCCGGACGATTCATGGTATTGGTGGAGGATTACTTGTTCCTGCTGCTTTTGCATTTTTAGGAGATCATTCTCGTACTACCACAAGAGGAAAAACAATGGCTTTTTCAGGGGCTTGCGTTGGCATAGCAGCAATTATTGGACCTGCATTTGGAGCGATCATTACAAATTCGTTCGGAATCGACTGGGTGTTCTATATCATTAGTATTCTATTTTTTGTTTCTGCTCTACTAGTATCAATAATATTAAAAGAGAATTACTCCCCTAGATCAGAAAAGGAGAAGTTTTCGATGGCAAGCATAAATAAATTACTCCGCTTGCCGCCTCTAGTAAATGCTTATATCGGTGCTTTTTCGTTGATGTTAACAATGGGAATTTTAGCTTATATGCTTCCCTTAAAAATTGAAGCTGCCGACCAAAGTGTTGCGCTATCCGGAATTCTCTTGAGCACATTTGGCATTGTAGCCATTTTGGTTTTTGTTTTGCCTACGAACCAAGTGTTTGACCGAGTTAGACGAGAAAGATTAATGATTATAGGGATGTTATTTATTTCGATTGCCCTCATAATCCTTAGCTCCTTTAACCTAGTTGGCGTGCTTTTTATCGGAATGTTTTTTTACGGAATTGGGTTCGCTTTAATCTTCCCTTCAGTTACAGCTCTGGTTATTGACCATTCTGATAAAAATGAACGTGGGAGAGCGTTTGGGCTTTTTTATGCTTTTTTCTCATTAGGTGTGGTAGCTGGTTCGTTTTTCATAGGTGCATTAAACGTCCTACCAAATCAAGGTTTGTTAATTGGGGCCATTTGCATCGGATTGCTAGCTTCGCTTATTTATCGGCGAATTACTGCAGGCGATATTTCTCGATCAAATGAATAATAAGGTTTTTAATTATAGGCTCTTCATTCATAATTTGGTGTCTTCCATCCGTTACAAGAGCAATTTGTGCAAAAGGAAATTTCCTTCGTAACGTCTCACAATTGTACTTCCAATCAACTGTTTTATCATTTGTACCTTGTATTATATAGATATCCTGAGTAGAAGGCGGAAGCTCTTCTACTTTTTTATTCCACTCGATCATCGCTAATACCCATGGAACTGAAATGTTTCTACATTGTAATGGATCTTTCTTCGCAAATTCTAAATAAGATTGATCCCCGGAATTTTCAGCAAATTTCCTTGTTAACTCTTGTTTAAACTTCGGTACTACTTTTGAAGAAGCTACTACATAATACCAATTTGCAGCACGAACTAAAGGGGCCAGATAAATCACCTTCTCAAAGTTATCCCGGTACTGTAATAGATATTGTGTACAGATAGCCGCCCCAGTGCTATGAGCAATCACGATATTGGGATAATAGTCTTTTTGCTTACAAAACGATAAGACCCCTCTAAAGGCTTGAACGTAATCATTAAAACTTTGAATTTCTCCCCTCTTTCCAGCTGATAATCCGTGGCCCTCTAGATCGTAGCCAATAACCCGATACCCACAAGCAAGAAAGTGATTAATGACATGTTTAAAAGAACCAGTATGATCAAAGTAACCATGGATAAGTAAGACTGTTTTCTCGGTACTACTGGCTGGCTCAAAAATATGAATACACGTTTTCTCTTCTAGTCTCTCTTTCTGATAGTAAAAGGATAACCCTGTGTTAATACCGTAAAAAGATAGATACTCGTTCGGATTATTGAATACTTTAATATTCTCGTTCATCTCTAGGTTCCTCCTAACTTATACTCCTTGTTCTATTTTAACTTATTTTGCATAAAATGTTTTAAGCCAACGCCAAAAAAGCCTCTACAGCATTAATTTTACGACAACTTAGTTAAGGAGGTACTGGTTTTATGAAAGTAGATACAGTTAGTGAAAAGGTAATATTAACATCATTAGCTGCTAGTGTTGCTTTAACTAATCCCTTACCAGTTGAAGCTATAGACCACAAAATAGTAATTAAAGATGTCACGCTTGATCCTAGTGAACGTTTTAGTTTTGGTCATACTGGGTTTAAAGTTTTCTCAATTCAACATAAACTGAAAGAATATGATTTAGAAATTGCTCAAGAAGAAATTGGTGTCTATGGTGTTAAAACACACGCAGCTATAAGACAATTTCAAAAATTAAAAAAGCTAAATGTCGACGGAGTTGCTGGTCCTCAAACAATAGCGGCTTTATTTATTAATAAAGATATTGCTGAAATTGAAGTAGAAGACCATGTTTTACTAGAAATTCAAGAAGGACAATTATTCCGCATCGGTGATAATGGAGATGCAATTACAGAAATTCAAAAGAAATTAAAAGATGCTGGCTACTATCATTTTGATAAGGACGGGATTTTCGGTTCAAGAACAAAAGAAGCGGTTAAATCTTATCAAAAAGATAATGGTCTCTTTATTGATGGCATCGTTGGTGAGCAAACCTATCAGCACTTAGCAGGGGTTTCCATTACCGTTACTCACGAAAACAGTAAGGATGAAAACGTGCTTTCTACCGTTTTTGCGGCTAGTGAAGATATGATTGACATTCCAGCACCTACGATAAACCAAACCATTAAAAAAGCAGAAAAAAATGATATTACTACCGTTGACCTGTTACAAAACGGTGACACAGGGCAGGCAGTTAAAGATCTACAGCGGTTATTAAAAAATAAAGGATATTATCATTCACTAGTTGACGGAGCCTTTGGACCAATCACCGAGGCTGCTATTCGTAACTATCAAATTCAAAATAATCTTGCTGTAGATGGAATTGCAGGAAAAAATACAATATTACATCTAAAGACTGCTCCATCAGCACCAATGCCTTCTAGATCTGGCTCGCCACCTGCTCAGTCAGAAAAAAAGATTGTTGACAGTGGCCAAACTCACTCTACTACAATCATTGAGTATGCAAAGAAATTTATTGGTACACCCTACAGGTGGGGAGGCACTACTCCGAACGGCTTCGATTGTAGTGGTTTTCTTATGTATGTATATAAAAAACAAGGAATTACTATTCCACGAACAGTAGCTGATATTTGGAGTTACGGGAAACCTGTTAATACCTTACAGGTCGGTGATCTTGTCTTTTTTCAGACCTATCGGAAGGGTCCCTCACACGCTGGGATCTACCTAGGAAATAAGAAGTTTCTCCATGCTGGGTCATCCTCAGGGGTGACAATCAGTGATATGACAATGACATATTGGAGTTCAAGATACTTAGGGGCTAGACGGATAAATTAAAAACAAGGTTGGCCATTTGGCCAACCTTGTCTTATATCATATCAAGCGTTCCATTCTTCTAAGAATTTATTTAGAAATCCCTCTAAATACTGATGTCTCTCTTCAGCTAGTTGTTTTCCGTATTCAGTATTCATTAAGCTTTTAAGTTTTAACAATTTCTCATAAAAATGATTTATCGCAGTACTTTGACCTTTACGGTATTCTTCTTTA
It encodes the following:
- a CDS encoding 3'-5' exonuclease, with the translated sequence MRQFVFFDFEMLCSKEGMSYANMESIRLGAAKYDIDTQKITYFDRFIKPKQTEPLSIFCKELTQISDNDIASADSFPLVLDDFIKWIGNIKQSRFFSWSSNDISRLELDAFSHDVPRSKIAPIKNRYVDFQAIFSKRVSKTNPSVENALALYGLQFEGDKHNPMYDAYNTLRIYLAFSEEFVKTDLIMLNQFIFQNQEVTVEDDINGRLKTLLKEDLQHLFNDISIISNIRSAKKLLKRTGKLVKKYENILLNRSRMFNEEILLYVRLLVDFYHNLIGSYNKHYSYGCKIIIFHEHMTTPLQQITA
- a CDS encoding MFS transporter: MLYFLYVMIVIAFLDTFAQLPIIAPFALSLGANSLLIGLIIGMYSFANMGGNIIAGVWIDKFGRKKILVIGLFFVSICLLGYTMVTTPLQLLAIRTIHGIGGGLLVPAAFAFLGDHSRTTTRGKTMAFSGACVGIAAIIGPAFGAIITNSFGIDWVFYIISILFFVSALLVSIILKENYSPRSEKEKFSMASINKLLRLPPLVNAYIGAFSLMLTMGILAYMLPLKIEAADQSVALSGILLSTFGIVAILVFVLPTNQVFDRVRRERLMIIGMLFISIALIILSSFNLVGVLFIGMFFYGIGFALIFPSVTALVIDHSDKNERGRAFGLFYAFFSLGVVAGSFFIGALNVLPNQGLLIGAICIGLLASLIYRRITAGDISRSNE
- a CDS encoding alpha/beta hydrolase, producing MNENIKVFNNPNEYLSFYGINTGLSFYYQKERLEEKTCIHIFEPASSTEKTVLLIHGYFDHTGSFKHVINHFLACGYRVIGYDLEGHGLSAGKRGEIQSFNDYVQAFRGVLSFCKQKDYYPNIVIAHSTGAAICTQYLLQYRDNFEKVIYLAPLVRAANWYYVVASSKVVPKFKQELTRKFAENSGDQSYLEFAKKDPLQCRNISVPWVLAMIEWNKKVEELPPSTQDIYIIQGTNDKTVDWKYNCETLRRKFPFAQIALVTDGRHQIMNEEPIIKNLIIHLIEKYRLQ
- a CDS encoding peptidoglycan-binding protein — translated: MKVDTVSEKVILTSLAASVALTNPLPVEAIDHKIVIKDVTLDPSERFSFGHTGFKVFSIQHKLKEYDLEIAQEEIGVYGVKTHAAIRQFQKLKKLNVDGVAGPQTIAALFINKDIAEIEVEDHVLLEIQEGQLFRIGDNGDAITEIQKKLKDAGYYHFDKDGIFGSRTKEAVKSYQKDNGLFIDGIVGEQTYQHLAGVSITVTHENSKDENVLSTVFAASEDMIDIPAPTINQTIKKAEKNDITTVDLLQNGDTGQAVKDLQRLLKNKGYYHSLVDGAFGPITEAAIRNYQIQNNLAVDGIAGKNTILHLKTAPSAPMPSRSGSPPAQSEKKIVDSGQTHSTTIIEYAKKFIGTPYRWGGTTPNGFDCSGFLMYVYKKQGITIPRTVADIWSYGKPVNTLQVGDLVFFQTYRKGPSHAGIYLGNKKFLHAGSSSGVTISDMTMTYWSSRYLGARRIN
- a CDS encoding NlpC/P60 family protein, which gives rise to MLKISRLLLLLIITLSITATPVTAFYENVPEAGIAINGKMVDGIKPIRINGKYYIPFTTVSKILGYNFIQFERNTSTFEVTDGSTVVRMTMGGSRARRGDEYMNIDPARWVNNTAYVSLDAASSLFNSFIYFKQENGSIQVEKPASRYRVQAGDTLWLIAQAHHTTVQRLMAANGLTSSQIFVGQVLRLPPREHTKEMEPIKEKRPVERAPQGSTTIQTEVINVARTAIGAGYKFGATLAEAPRLFDCSSYTQWAFGQRGVTIPRTSREQAGIGVSVATNSLRQGDLLFFQSPTLYSDGRVGHVGIYMDGGHMIHASSSNGVHITYNVLNNSYWGRNYLFAKRIIQ